From one Mesotoga sp. Brook.08.105.5.1 genomic stretch:
- a CDS encoding CTP synthase, whose translation MKKKFVVVTGGVISGIGKGILSASIARVMKECGVEVNTLKIDPYLNLDAGTMNPNQHGEVFVTEDGYEADLDLGHYERFLGKNMRRENNMTAGQVFKTIIDKERDGEFLGATVQMVPHVTDEIKSRIKSVPGELIMIEIGGTVGDIEGEIFLEAVRELSVEEGPENFLFIHVTYVPYLRVTNEFKTKPTQQSVQLLRRIGIQPQMIAVRSEKPIEENELGKIALFGGVDRQMVYNLPDSENVYDVPFIVYSYGIHRKIAAWLSIEIEERFDWNYPRSFLPARIALIGKYLGTDDAYKSISESITLCGASKPEVIDSQCFEDMTEEQIKSELRKYDGIIIPGGFGKRGIEGKISVIKAAREEDTPILGICLGMQLMVIEFARNVAEYEGANSTEFDPSTPYPVIDIMEEQKKIMKLGGTMRLGAQETPIEKNTVLFEAYNEPLVYERHRHRYEVNLDRFPELFRMPGEIDVKKLSISSKATFVEAIELPEKNFFVGIQYHPEFRSKVGKPNPVFELFVKRVIEKRRNQ comes from the coding sequence ATGAAGAAGAAGTTCGTTGTGGTTACCGGAGGTGTAATAAGCGGAATTGGCAAGGGGATACTCTCTGCCTCCATCGCGCGTGTAATGAAGGAATGTGGGGTAGAGGTTAACACCCTCAAGATCGATCCCTATCTAAATCTTGACGCCGGAACGATGAATCCTAATCAGCATGGTGAAGTCTTCGTCACAGAAGACGGATACGAGGCAGATCTCGATCTTGGACACTACGAGAGATTTCTCGGAAAGAACATGAGAAGAGAAAATAATATGACCGCGGGCCAGGTATTCAAGACAATAATCGATAAAGAGAGAGATGGAGAATTTCTCGGGGCGACCGTACAGATGGTTCCTCACGTTACAGACGAAATAAAGTCACGAATCAAGAGTGTTCCCGGTGAACTCATAATGATAGAAATCGGTGGTACCGTCGGTGACATTGAAGGTGAGATCTTCCTTGAAGCCGTTCGCGAACTATCGGTCGAAGAAGGTCCTGAGAACTTCCTCTTTATTCATGTAACATATGTTCCTTACCTCAGAGTGACCAACGAATTCAAGACCAAGCCTACTCAACAGTCTGTCCAGCTTCTCAGAAGAATTGGCATTCAACCTCAGATGATCGCTGTCAGGTCAGAAAAGCCTATTGAGGAGAATGAGCTTGGAAAGATCGCTCTCTTCGGTGGAGTTGATCGACAGATGGTCTACAATCTGCCCGACTCCGAAAACGTCTATGATGTTCCTTTTATAGTCTACTCGTACGGGATTCACAGAAAGATTGCCGCCTGGCTCAGTATAGAAATTGAGGAAAGGTTTGATTGGAATTATCCCAGATCATTCCTTCCAGCAAGAATCGCGCTGATCGGAAAATATCTGGGCACCGATGATGCTTACAAGAGCATTTCGGAAAGCATCACGCTTTGTGGGGCAAGCAAACCTGAAGTTATCGACTCGCAGTGTTTTGAGGACATGACGGAAGAGCAAATAAAATCTGAGCTTAGGAAGTACGATGGGATAATCATCCCCGGCGGTTTCGGAAAGAGGGGAATAGAAGGGAAGATCTCAGTAATAAAGGCTGCCAGAGAAGAAGATACTCCAATTCTTGGAATATGTCTTGGGATGCAGCTTATGGTTATCGAGTTTGCAAGGAACGTCGCCGAATATGAGGGAGCCAATTCTACGGAGTTCGATCCGTCGACCCCTTATCCCGTAATTGACATTATGGAAGAGCAAAAGAAAATCATGAAACTCGGCGGAACCATGAGACTTGGTGCCCAAGAGACTCCTATTGAGAAAAACACGGTCCTTTTTGAAGCTTATAACGAACCGTTAGTCTATGAAAGGCACAGGCATAGATACGAAGTCAACCTTGATCGCTTCCCCGAGCTCTTCAGAATGCCCGGAGAAATCGATGTAAAGAAACTATCAATATCCTCAAAAGCGACTTTCGTGGAGGCCATCGAGCTTCCCGAAAAGAATTTTTTTGTCGGAATTCAGTATCATCCCGAGTTTAGATCGAAAGTGGGCAAGCCTAATCCGGTGTTCGAACTCTTCGTCAAGCGTGTCATAGAGAAGCGAAGGAATCAATAG
- the lepA gene encoding translation elongation factor 4 yields the protein MYNRDRIRNISIIAHIDHGKTTLVDRFLDITDIVDRRHKQDQFMDSMDIERERGITIKSKPVKLNYKADDGITYEINIIDTPGHVDFNYEVSRSLAACEGAILLVDASQGVEAQTVGNTYLAIENDLELIPVLNKIDIPNANIEETLAEIIDLIGYSSDDCLQASAKTGQGVREILEAVVSRVKPPSGKLEAPLKALIFDAIYDKYRGVVVHVRVFEGSVKAGDKIMMMSSGETFEVVEVGYFLPQMEKTDSLDAGEVGYIIAVIKDVSSAKIGDTITSASNPTAKAMPGYKEAKPMVYAGMFPGMPEYYDELRKALDKFKLNDAALVFEPENSPALGFGFRVGFLGLLHMDVVRERLEREFDITCILTAPNVVYRVTMQNGDVEEITNPASFPEPGEFLKVEEPFVDLSIITPSEYMGNLIGFITSEKRGEFNAVENAGKNRVVLRFEAPLSEIMFDFFDRMKAISRGYASMDYEILGYRESDLVKVTILVNRETVDSLSFIVHVDKEYPIAKKVVDKLSELIPQHQFQIPIQAKSRGRIIARSDIKALRKDVLAKCYGGDLTRKMKLLEKQKEGKKRMREIGQVSIPQNAFLAILRIGEEER from the coding sequence ATGTATAACAGAGATCGTATAAGAAACATATCGATTATTGCTCACATCGACCACGGCAAAACGACACTTGTCGATAGATTTCTCGACATAACCGATATAGTGGACAGAAGACATAAGCAGGATCAATTCATGGATTCGATGGACATAGAAAGGGAGAGAGGCATAACTATTAAGTCGAAGCCGGTTAAGCTCAACTATAAGGCTGATGACGGAATTACTTATGAGATAAATATCATCGACACGCCGGGTCATGTCGACTTCAACTATGAAGTCTCGAGAAGCCTTGCGGCTTGCGAGGGAGCAATTCTTCTGGTAGATGCTTCTCAGGGAGTTGAGGCTCAGACCGTGGGGAACACGTACCTGGCTATCGAGAATGATCTGGAACTCATACCGGTTTTGAACAAAATCGATATCCCTAACGCAAATATAGAAGAGACGCTGGCAGAGATAATCGACCTCATCGGCTATTCTTCGGACGATTGCCTTCAGGCAAGCGCGAAGACAGGTCAGGGAGTGAGGGAGATACTGGAAGCGGTAGTCAGCAGAGTCAAGCCTCCTTCCGGCAAGCTTGAAGCCCCATTGAAAGCTCTAATCTTTGATGCCATTTACGATAAGTATAGAGGAGTAGTAGTTCATGTCAGAGTTTTCGAGGGAAGCGTCAAGGCCGGAGACAAGATAATGATGATGTCTTCGGGAGAGACCTTCGAAGTTGTAGAAGTCGGATACTTTCTGCCTCAAATGGAGAAGACAGACTCTCTAGATGCCGGCGAAGTAGGCTACATCATTGCCGTCATAAAGGACGTTTCGAGTGCGAAAATCGGCGATACGATAACCTCGGCCAGCAACCCCACCGCGAAAGCGATGCCGGGATACAAAGAGGCGAAGCCGATGGTCTACGCCGGAATGTTCCCCGGGATGCCGGAGTACTACGATGAACTGAGAAAGGCGCTGGACAAGTTCAAATTAAACGATGCAGCACTCGTCTTCGAGCCAGAAAACTCTCCGGCACTTGGTTTTGGATTTAGGGTTGGCTTTCTTGGACTGCTTCACATGGATGTAGTGAGGGAGAGGCTTGAAAGAGAGTTCGACATCACCTGCATTCTGACCGCTCCAAACGTTGTCTATAGAGTTACGATGCAGAACGGGGATGTTGAGGAGATAACGAATCCCGCAAGTTTCCCCGAGCCGGGAGAGTTTCTGAAGGTTGAAGAACCGTTCGTAGATCTTTCTATTATCACCCCCTCCGAGTATATGGGGAACCTCATCGGTTTCATAACTTCAGAGAAAAGAGGGGAGTTCAATGCGGTGGAGAATGCCGGAAAGAACCGTGTCGTTCTGAGATTCGAAGCCCCGCTCTCTGAAATCATGTTTGATTTCTTTGACAGGATGAAGGCTATTTCTAGGGGATATGCATCGATGGATTACGAGATCCTCGGCTATAGAGAATCTGATCTGGTGAAAGTGACAATCCTGGTCAACAGAGAAACCGTTGACTCACTATCGTTCATCGTCCATGTCGATAAGGAGTATCCAATTGCAAAGAAGGTTGTCGACAAGCTGAGCGAATTAATACCTCAGCACCAGTTTCAGATTCCCATACAGGCGAAATCAAGAGGTAGGATAATCGCGAGGAGTGACATAAAGGCCTTACGAAAAGACGTGCTGGCGAAGTGTTATGGAGGGGACCTGACGAGGAAGATGAAGCTCCTTGAGAAGCAGAAAGAGGGGAAAAAGCGGATGAGAGAGATTGGGCAGGTATCGATTCCGCAAAACGCTTTCCTCGCTATTCTAAGGATTGGCGAAGAAGAGCGATGA
- a CDS encoding deoxyribonuclease IV: MIKLGAHMSTSKGFDRVPKETVSIGGNAFQIFPHSPRMWRASLPKEEMSNSFKDEMKRESLDPFDSMVHSGYLINIASPNEEVWGKSVALLSLEMKITASLGLKYLNFHPGSHLGDGLEEGIARILKGIEIVLGENQENDVMLLLENVAAKGNHIGSSFEELKSIIDGTVQPERIGITYDTCHGFDSGFEIRNKEGISRLIDKIDSTVGYEKLKMIHLNDSKFPLGAGKDRHEMIGEGHIGKNDGFREFLSNERIQEKPWLLETPGDDEDHASEIEYIKRLLG, translated from the coding sequence ATGATAAAGCTTGGAGCACACATGTCTACATCGAAGGGCTTTGACAGAGTCCCAAAAGAAACTGTTTCGATAGGCGGTAACGCCTTCCAGATATTTCCTCACAGTCCCAGAATGTGGAGAGCATCGCTTCCAAAAGAGGAGATGTCGAATAGCTTTAAAGATGAAATGAAAAGGGAATCGCTGGATCCCTTTGATTCTATGGTACATTCGGGTTATCTGATCAACATCGCCTCTCCTAACGAGGAAGTTTGGGGAAAATCCGTTGCTTTGCTTTCCCTTGAAATGAAAATAACCGCTTCCCTCGGTCTGAAGTATTTGAACTTCCATCCCGGGAGCCACCTTGGAGATGGTCTCGAGGAGGGAATTGCGAGGATTTTGAAAGGTATAGAGATTGTACTAGGCGAGAACCAGGAAAATGATGTCATGCTGCTGCTCGAGAACGTTGCAGCGAAAGGCAATCACATAGGCAGCAGCTTTGAGGAACTCAAGTCAATTATTGACGGAACCGTACAGCCAGAGAGAATCGGAATAACGTATGATACTTGTCACGGGTTTGATTCGGGTTTCGAGATAAGAAACAAGGAAGGTATCTCGAGACTAATCGACAAGATTGATTCTACGGTGGGCTACGAAAAACTGAAGATGATACATCTTAACGATAGCAAGTTTCCTCTAGGTGCCGGCAAAGACAGACACGAGATGATCGGTGAAGGCCATATCGGAAAAAACGATGGTTTCAGAGAATTTCTTTCCAATGAGAGAATTCAGGAAAAACCTTGGCTTCTGGAGACGCCTGGGGACGATGAGGATCACGCTTCTGAAATTGAGTATATTAAGAGACTACTCGGATAG
- the speE gene encoding polyamine aminopropyltransferase, with amino-acid sequence MEDRELRTLNHLMYMEYYTGGNAGLFMKMKRLVYSYQSPFQRIDIFEHPEFGMVLVLDGITMFTEADEFMYHEMLVHVPLFTHPDPKRVLIIGGGDGGSLREVLKHPSVEEAILCEVDPYVIDAAKLYLKEMSVELDNPKASIINENGADFVRRNKDYFDVIIVDSTDPTAGEGGHLFTKEFYANCYKALRKDGVFCAETEDPFYDKGWVAIAYNRISSVFPISKMYTSFMTTYPSGMWTYTIGSKEADPREDFDEERVLDFGAPLRYYNTEIHRASFALPTFLKELTGQF; translated from the coding sequence ATGGAAGATAGAGAGTTGAGGACTTTGAATCATCTAATGTACATGGAATACTATACGGGAGGGAATGCAGGTCTTTTCATGAAAATGAAGCGACTTGTATATTCTTACCAGAGTCCCTTTCAGAGAATAGATATCTTCGAACACCCTGAGTTTGGCATGGTCCTGGTTTTGGACGGGATAACAATGTTCACTGAAGCCGATGAATTCATGTACCATGAGATGCTGGTTCACGTACCTCTCTTCACGCATCCCGATCCGAAAAGAGTGTTGATCATTGGAGGCGGCGATGGGGGAAGTCTGAGGGAGGTTCTGAAGCATCCTTCCGTTGAGGAGGCAATTCTCTGCGAGGTCGATCCCTATGTAATTGACGCGGCGAAACTCTATCTCAAGGAGATGTCGGTCGAACTTGACAATCCCAAGGCATCAATAATAAACGAAAACGGAGCCGACTTCGTGAGAAGGAACAAGGACTACTTCGACGTAATAATAGTTGATTCAACCGATCCCACGGCCGGCGAGGGTGGCCATCTTTTCACAAAGGAATTCTACGCTAATTGTTACAAAGCCCTTAGAAAGGATGGAGTCTTCTGTGCAGAGACCGAGGATCCCTTCTACGACAAGGGATGGGTGGCGATAGCCTACAACAGAATCTCTTCAGTCTTCCCGATTTCGAAGATGTATACGAGTTTCATGACCACTTATCCTTCAGGGATGTGGACATATACTATTGGATCTAAGGAAGCGGATCCGAGAGAAGATTTCGACGAAGAGAGAGTGCTTGATTTCGGAGCACCTTTGAGATACTACAATACGGAGATTCACAGGGCTTCGTTTGCTCTTCCGACGTTTCTTAAAGAGCTGACCGGTCAATTTTAA
- the folP gene encoding dihydropteroate synthase has product MIFCGGRKLDLSSPVIMGVLNVTPDSFFPGSRYQGGVTAVEAAIRMLDWGASIIDIGGESSRPGAEKVSIGEEISRVVPVIRRLRNRRPDAVISVDTYNSETARLALSEGADIVNDIKGLSSEEMIHVISENNAAVIIMHMRGDPATMSAMTDYRDVVGEVSAWLVERADRAIRAGISRERIILDPGIGFAKNAEQSIEILRNISKFKQLGFPLLVGHSRKSFISKITGTQVEERLEETLSISTYLYLKGVEIIRIHDVQEHGRIFGILKMLNPCIANGRG; this is encoded by the coding sequence GTGATCTTCTGCGGTGGAAGAAAGCTCGATCTCTCCAGCCCCGTTATTATGGGGGTACTCAATGTGACTCCAGATTCTTTCTTCCCGGGCAGCAGGTACCAAGGCGGAGTTACTGCCGTAGAAGCCGCGATAAGGATGCTAGATTGGGGAGCTTCGATAATCGATATAGGTGGAGAGTCTTCAAGGCCGGGCGCGGAGAAGGTAAGTATCGGCGAAGAGATTTCCAGAGTAGTCCCGGTCATAAGGCGGCTGCGCAACAGGAGGCCGGATGCCGTTATTTCTGTAGACACTTACAACAGCGAAACTGCCCGACTCGCACTTTCTGAAGGAGCAGACATAGTAAATGATATTAAGGGGCTTAGTTCAGAGGAGATGATCCACGTCATCTCGGAGAACAATGCGGCAGTAATAATTATGCATATGAGAGGAGACCCTGCTACTATGAGCGCGATGACCGATTACCGCGATGTGGTCGGAGAGGTTTCGGCGTGGCTGGTTGAAAGAGCAGACCGCGCAATTAGAGCGGGGATAAGTAGAGAGAGGATAATCCTCGATCCGGGGATAGGTTTTGCCAAGAATGCGGAGCAGAGCATCGAGATACTGAGAAACATCTCTAAGTTCAAGCAACTGGGGTTCCCTCTTCTTGTAGGGCATTCAAGAAAAAGTTTCATCTCCAAGATTACGGGGACACAGGTAGAAGAAAGATTGGAAGAGACGCTTTCAATCTCAACTTACCTGTATCTGAAAGGGGTCGAAATAATTCGCATCCATGATGTTCAGGAGCACGGTCGAATCTTTGGTATACTTAAGATGCTAAACCCATGCATAGCAAATGGGAGGGGATGA
- a CDS encoding sugar ABC transporter permease, which produces MPYAKRSKKYWKETWQAYLFLLPSIVILSVFVFWPIGFSLVLSFFKWDYTSTTRYFIGLDNYKELFRLTYPVQLSFVNSLINTAVYVVIVLVVIQILYHLFGLMSKYEKTKKGHSLLYGLFAVALIGYILLRNLSSDLSAAGLFAGLGLMGLGLFVLLRRRRSIQSIKMRSSQWSTMILFVALYYVLAYVVLKQSADFVQYFTLAKESSDFLKSIYNTVYYVLLSVPTQIGLALIIAMLLNKNIKLRSLFRTAYFIPFVTSVVAVSLVWQWMFNDQFGLLNYVLSIFNLPRIAWLKEEVWTIPTIAIVSVWQHVGYTTVIFLAGLQNIDRSYYEAADVDGASGMQKFKFITWPLLSGTTFFIMIITMIGAFKVFSQIFILYQGLPGPVNKSGLTLVYYVFDAFYNQQRMGVASAAAYILFVIILILTMVQMYVGKKRVHYEG; this is translated from the coding sequence TTGCCTTACGCTAAGCGTTCGAAGAAGTATTGGAAGGAGACTTGGCAAGCGTATCTTTTTCTATTGCCTTCGATAGTGATCTTGAGTGTGTTTGTCTTTTGGCCGATCGGCTTCTCTCTTGTTCTGAGTTTCTTCAAATGGGATTATACTTCAACTACCCGGTACTTCATAGGTCTTGACAACTATAAGGAGCTTTTCAGACTTACATATCCCGTTCAGTTGAGTTTTGTCAACTCGTTGATAAACACGGCAGTCTACGTCGTTATTGTTCTTGTGGTGATTCAGATTCTCTATCATCTGTTCGGGCTAATGAGCAAATACGAAAAAACAAAGAAAGGCCACTCGCTTTTGTACGGGTTGTTCGCTGTTGCGCTAATCGGCTATATCCTGCTGCGCAACTTATCGAGTGATCTTTCCGCTGCAGGACTGTTCGCTGGACTTGGATTGATGGGTTTGGGGCTCTTTGTGCTTCTCCGAAGGAGAAGAAGCATTCAGAGCATTAAGATGAGGTCCAGCCAGTGGTCTACGATGATTCTCTTCGTTGCCCTATATTACGTACTGGCCTATGTAGTATTGAAGCAAAGCGCGGACTTTGTTCAGTACTTCACTCTTGCAAAAGAGAGCTCGGACTTTCTGAAATCTATCTACAACACCGTCTATTACGTCTTGCTTTCCGTGCCTACTCAGATAGGTCTTGCTCTGATCATCGCGATGCTCCTCAACAAAAACATCAAGCTTCGTTCTCTGTTCAGGACTGCCTACTTCATACCCTTTGTCACGTCAGTAGTAGCCGTGTCTCTGGTATGGCAGTGGATGTTCAATGACCAGTTCGGGTTACTGAACTATGTTCTCTCGATCTTCAATCTGCCGAGGATCGCCTGGCTTAAGGAAGAAGTGTGGACCATTCCGACTATCGCCATAGTCTCGGTTTGGCAGCACGTTGGCTACACCACTGTAATCTTCCTTGCCGGTCTTCAGAATATAGATAGATCGTATTATGAGGCTGCAGATGTCGATGGAGCAAGCGGCATGCAGAAGTTCAAATTCATCACGTGGCCGCTTCTTTCGGGTACGACGTTCTTCATTATGATAATAACGATGATAGGTGCATTCAAGGTCTTCTCGCAGATTTTCATACTATACCAGGGACTGCCCGGACCTGTCAACAAGAGTGGGTTGACACTTGTCTACTATGTATTTGATGCCTTCTACAATCAGCAGAGAATGGGAGTCGCAAGCGCAGCTGCCTACATACTATTCGTGATAATCCTGATTCTTACTATGGTACAGATGTACGTAGGCAAGAAGCGCGTTCACTATGAGGGTTGA
- a CDS encoding carbohydrate ABC transporter permease has translation MTTSSTKIISKILLYVVIIGGAFLMLVPFAWMVATSFKAPSEVSSWPPVWTTKNAANSFTFKTQIKQKSTSASVDLATLSLSEFRNFAALMEESVSFDTLSVNLNDDPIRRGEIEIQLLGRDGAPANYASQVDEQLFAELVDRYSAIKDNVPDAHAKSLRDLPVEDAGRFLDGFFNTAVYSDGGFVKRVVLVSSLRAQYSRAIERLSQSVETAMKELPIDTDATKEMKARIREESAVLLEGPVAALAKSMESLESYRTGTTGVTELSELKRIVADLRSSTDEIRKAVSEIIALSEEVSAGDARMSLSVRQLERSLESIPDGLVQWSDLLDLYSDIKVFYNESQNANLSGSSIVGRIRTDAEVHALLSQFIESWNVERELKDYLLSAINPSNVRSAVTIFLDYLDRDFKNSLSQYFTNTQTPLEVVNDAMNFLRTSLLVAANPELDRKVRSAMDQNTTYADLVALLREVASSAGQTIGVGGIVANLDRQANISGQEPFADFIRRRWKETSMVGTFSKVHSDIFSELDLSIKPVEVERVYYRGIISPSGAKSFDIKLAGIHAVWLKDDVPAGKANFTFAETFKNFFQNYVSAWNAAPFGRYYFNTVFVAMVTTFVEIIFAAMAAFAFAKMDFFGKNLLFTLFLATMMVPGEVLLVPNYITLTALGWVDSYYALIVPWVVSVFAIFLLRQHFMTIPNELYDAAMIDGLSKWRFLWTILVPLSKPAVITGALLKFVGSWNSFLWVLIVTKSPEIRTLPVGLQNFSSATGSDYHLLMAAATFSIIPVVILFLITQKYFIAGIARSGLK, from the coding sequence ATGACCACATCATCGACTAAGATAATCTCGAAAATCCTTCTCTATGTAGTTATTATTGGGGGAGCATTCCTGATGCTCGTTCCATTTGCATGGATGGTTGCCACGTCGTTCAAAGCTCCCAGCGAGGTTTCTAGCTGGCCGCCTGTTTGGACCACGAAAAATGCAGCAAACTCCTTCACCTTTAAGACTCAGATTAAGCAGAAGAGCACCAGCGCCTCTGTCGATCTTGCGACGCTGAGTCTTAGCGAATTCAGGAACTTCGCGGCGTTGATGGAAGAGTCAGTTAGTTTTGATACCCTTTCTGTTAATTTGAACGATGACCCCATAAGGAGAGGCGAAATAGAGATCCAGCTGCTTGGCAGAGATGGCGCTCCTGCAAACTACGCATCGCAAGTTGATGAACAGCTCTTTGCCGAATTGGTCGACAGATATAGCGCGATCAAGGATAACGTACCGGATGCTCATGCAAAGTCATTAAGAGATCTACCGGTAGAAGATGCAGGGAGATTTCTTGACGGATTCTTCAACACAGCTGTCTATAGTGATGGTGGGTTTGTGAAGAGAGTAGTCCTGGTTAGCTCTCTAAGAGCGCAGTACTCAAGAGCGATCGAAAGGCTATCTCAAAGCGTTGAGACTGCGATGAAGGAACTGCCAATAGATACCGATGCAACCAAAGAGATGAAGGCAAGAATCCGCGAAGAGTCGGCTGTACTCCTTGAAGGGCCTGTTGCTGCTCTTGCGAAGTCAATGGAGTCACTTGAGTCTTACAGAACCGGTACAACAGGAGTCACCGAACTGAGCGAACTAAAAAGGATCGTGGCCGATCTTAGAAGCAGCACAGATGAAATTCGGAAGGCTGTCTCCGAGATTATCGCTTTGTCTGAAGAAGTCTCTGCTGGAGACGCTCGGATGTCCCTTTCTGTACGCCAGCTGGAGCGTTCATTGGAAAGCATCCCTGATGGGCTGGTACAATGGTCGGATTTGCTTGACCTTTACTCCGACATAAAAGTCTTTTACAACGAATCTCAGAACGCCAATCTTTCAGGTTCTTCAATTGTGGGTAGAATTAGAACCGATGCTGAGGTCCATGCGTTGCTTTCGCAATTCATAGAGAGTTGGAATGTTGAGCGGGAGCTGAAGGATTATCTGCTTTCCGCAATTAATCCATCCAATGTTCGAAGTGCAGTTACGATCTTTTTGGACTACCTCGACAGGGATTTCAAGAACAGCCTTTCGCAGTACTTCACGAATACTCAAACACCGCTAGAGGTCGTCAACGACGCAATGAACTTCTTGAGGACATCACTACTTGTTGCCGCTAATCCGGAGCTTGACAGGAAGGTCAGAAGCGCAATGGATCAGAACACAACTTATGCTGATCTTGTGGCCCTTTTGAGAGAAGTGGCCTCATCTGCCGGTCAAACGATAGGGGTCGGAGGAATAGTAGCCAACCTTGACAGACAGGCGAACATAAGTGGTCAAGAACCGTTCGCTGATTTCATCAGACGTAGATGGAAAGAGACTTCTATGGTCGGTACTTTCTCGAAGGTACATTCCGACATTTTCAGCGAGCTTGACCTTTCAATCAAGCCGGTCGAGGTTGAGAGGGTCTATTACAGGGGAATAATCTCTCCTTCCGGAGCGAAGTCCTTTGACATAAAGCTTGCGGGAATACACGCAGTCTGGCTTAAAGACGATGTTCCGGCCGGCAAGGCGAATTTCACATTTGCTGAAACGTTCAAGAACTTCTTCCAGAATTACGTTTCGGCTTGGAATGCGGCTCCGTTTGGCAGGTACTACTTCAACACTGTGTTTGTGGCGATGGTTACGACTTTTGTAGAGATAATCTTTGCGGCGATGGCCGCATTCGCCTTTGCGAAGATGGATTTCTTCGGCAAGAATCTGTTGTTCACGCTCTTTTTGGCAACGATGATGGTTCCTGGCGAGGTCCTGTTGGTCCCGAACTATATCACGCTTACGGCGCTCGGTTGGGTGGACTCGTACTATGCTCTAATCGTTCCGTGGGTTGTCTCCGTCTTTGCGATATTCCTTCTGAGGCAGCATTTCATGACGATTCCTAATGAACTCTACGATGCGGCTATGATAGATGGACTCTCAAAGTGGCGTTTTCTCTGGACGATTCTCGTTCCGCTCTCAAAGCCGGCGGTGATTACTGGTGCGCTACTGAAATTCGTTGGAAGCTGGAATTCTTTCCTCTGGGTTCTTATTGTTACAAAAAGTCCGGAGATTAGAACTTTACCTGTCGGGCTTCAGAATTTCAGCTCGGCTACCGGAAGCGACTATCACCTTTTGATGGCCGCTGCCACTTTCTCGATAATTCCTGTTGTAATTCTCTTCTTGATTACGCAGAAGTACTTCATTGCCGGAATTGCCAGGAGTGGTCTCAAATAA
- a CDS encoding class I SAM-dependent methyltransferase, with translation MKFVVTTSYKPTKEVVSSARGLAEELGVKYVSRSRLKEFESEHSLDFYYVFDKNGQLTIRNRETVFFFHPGMSKVRFKNMRIQDSDYLIKSMDLSGSETVLDTTFGLGNEALLIAHYLPEGKVIGLEASEHIYRIVSHGLRNYPYADEWLIEASRRIELHNRDLRDFVKGCEDNAYDIVYCDPMFDSPQMRSHSINPLRPFAMYERINRSDVDEMIRISSKRFIIKSRTRDSLFEELDLEFDRLWGSKKSGVLYGVIDKK, from the coding sequence ATGAAATTCGTTGTTACGACTTCATACAAACCGACGAAAGAAGTAGTATCTTCTGCGAGAGGGCTGGCCGAAGAACTGGGTGTCAAATATGTTTCAAGAAGCCGGCTTAAGGAATTTGAGAGCGAGCATTCGCTCGACTTCTACTATGTTTTCGATAAGAATGGCCAGTTAACCATTAGAAATAGGGAGACGGTTTTCTTCTTCCACCCCGGAATGTCAAAGGTAAGATTCAAAAACATGAGAATTCAGGACTCCGACTATTTGATAAAGAGCATGGATCTCTCCGGAAGTGAAACTGTGTTGGATACAACGTTTGGTCTCGGAAATGAAGCGCTTCTTATCGCGCACTATCTGCCTGAAGGCAAAGTGATAGGCCTGGAGGCGTCCGAACACATATACAGGATCGTTTCTCACGGTCTTCGCAACTACCCCTATGCAGATGAATGGTTAATAGAGGCTTCGAGAAGGATAGAGCTTCACAATAGAGATTTACGAGACTTTGTGAAAGGCTGTGAAGACAATGCCTACGATATAGTCTATTGTGATCCTATGTTTGACAGCCCGCAGATGAGGTCTCATTCGATTAACCCTCTAAGGCCATTTGCGATGTATGAAAGGATAAATAGATCGGACGTTGATGAAATGATCAGGATTTCATCAAAGAGGTTTATTATCAAAAGCAGAACACGAGACAGCCTCTTCGAAGAGCTCGATCTCGAGTTCGACAGGCTCTGGGGCAGCAAAAAGAGCGGAGTCCTGTACGGGGTTATTGATAAAAAATGA